AGTATAAGGATTTAGAGATTGGAAAGTAATCGAAATTTACGAGTATGAAAATACATAAAACATATCCCGCCTAGACACTTATTTGGACACTATTATTAGTGTGTGTTTTTCATGAGTGTTAAATACCCATTAGAAGTCCAAAGTAAGGAATGTAAGACTAAGATATTCTCCACCTTAACACATAACATTCAACCATGGGTTGGTTGATATTATGGTTTGGTTTTGGAGTAAGTATTATATATGGATTATTGTGTATATCATCAAGCATTAGAGTTAGGGTAATCCACTAacctcaagagtttcaccattgCACAAAATCATCAATATAGTTGATGATTCGAATGGTTATGAATACAAGGAAAGGAATGATAAGTAAACTAACTATTTTTGCTAAGTAACCAAGTAAAGGATGGTGGAAGTTTAGTTGTAGAACCAAGGTCCCCAACATCACCATTTGCACCTTAACACAAGTCTTCCAACATTGCTTGTTTGGAGACTTGGTTTGGTTTCACTCACATAGGTGGTTGTGGGTTACTTAGAGATTTAGAACATAAAAATGGAGGCATATGAACCTCAAAGTTTCTGGAAAATCAACCTTAACACAAGTCCTTCAACATTGAAACTTGTTGGTGACTTGGTTTGGTATGACGAACTTTCAAAAACAAAGTAAAAGAAAACAAGTATATAACGTTTAATAAAAATCCCAACTTGGTCCTCAAAAATGGTGGTTTATCATACTAATTTACTTTGGTAAGCAAGTGGTAATACTCCTAAAGGAGTTCCAAATATGGGGAATAAGAAAACGAGAAAGAAAAGTGCAAGTAAGAAGCCAAAACTCACTGTTTTTTGTCTTTGAGTTTTCTGCCCAAAGTGGAAGAATTTGGAGATTTAAGAGTGTTTGAGAGAAATTTGGGAGTGGTGAAAATGTTTTGGAGGTGCTATTGGTTTGTATTTGTAAGTAGGATAAGTGGTTGAGGTATTAAAGGAGTTGGTTGATAGTTAAAAGAAGGGAAAGCTCAAAAAAATACAAGTTGATTCGCGATTTTGCCGTTAGGTGCACCCCTTGCGGACCGCAAGGGTGTCAATACAGTCCGCAAGGACCACTGAATTCTTCAAAAGTTCCTTTTTATTCCTTGGACTTGTTTTGTTGGTCATTTTATGCTAAAAAACTCATTGTTTTACATGTTTTTAGGTATTTTTAAGTGTATGCAAGCATGTATATAATATAATTACTTATGAAATAACATTCCAAAGAAAGTAGAATCACGATGTATTGCTCGGTTTTGAATTAAAAtgcgtatgtgtgtgtgtttatgcATTACGCAAGGATTAATTTggcaaaaataatataaaagatGATTTCCATCGTAATCAAGTATTGGAATTACAAGAAATTGAAGAGAGTATGAATTACATTAAaatgaaaaagaacaaaaaatacgGAACGTTACACTCACACTTAATTAACTCTTTCAATCCCAATTACTCTCAGAGAACATCTAACTTATTTTCAAGCTAGAGTTCAAAAGCAGGAGACCCACTTCTACGTCAACACTAAATGTATATATTTTTGGGGAACCGTTTTGAGTCTCAGAGCCTAGGAAATGTACGTATCATCACATTGTCGTTATTTGTTGTTTCAACATATAGATATAATgaaagtttagaaaaaaaaacagtaaaacgaTTACATAATTGCCTTATGCATAAAAAAACAAAGAATAAATTTCTAGGGTTCTCACAATTTTAAAACTAGTTATACGTTTTATATAATACCAAAATTATTATAGATGATTTTATAATTGTGATAAAAGTCTACAAGATATGGAAGAAAGGCCGTACAAGATATGGTAAAAGGATCACACGAAATGTGGTTTGACATTCTTGTACCCACATCGTAGTGTTTGATGCTACCAGTCAAATGCCGCCCGACAACAAATCAATACTTTGCTTCTCTGAAGATAAAATCACGCTTTCTTTTATAACATATTTTTCCATACCATAGTTTTTATTATTAAACACGAAAATAACCGTTTTAGTTATATTTTTCgcttaattaattatattatcATGTATAACAATTTAATCGTTATAAATTATTACACCGACAATgtgaattaataaaaaaaatagtgtTAGTTTATACGCCATAAGTGACACGATTTTTaccttaaaataaaaaaaaaaattattggttTTGCCCTTACAAACGGGCAGGTGCTTAGTTTTAGAGCAACAACATGAAAATAACACGTCCATCTTGTTTAACCTATAGATTTATTTGATGCACAAGCcttaaaaagatttttttttctttttttggatGTGACTATTTGCCTTTCACTCAATCACTTGTGTTTAAAAAGTGTCCATGggtttatagcctagtggcatcttggagGTGGGATAAGGTTTTGAGACTAACAAGTCCTGAGTTCGATTCTCACAAGTGGGGGTTTCcaatatttattgggtttcctcctgaatttgtGTATAGCCaatatgcctagtggagatggatatgatcgggtggttccgctggtggcacgatgattccaaatttgccgttaaaaaaaaacttgtGTTTAAAACGTTGGTTAAAATAGTTGCATGTGAAAAAAATTGGTCAACTTCACTCAATCACTTGTTTTAAAAAGTTGGTTAAAATAGTTGCATTACATCTAAAAAGAAATTGGATCAAAATGACTATTTTTCGTAATTTCATCTGTTACAACTATTTATTTTTATACGATAAAATTTATTGGAAAATATTTAATACACTTACCATAACCTGAATCGATAACACCACTTTTCATAATCAAGCTCCGACATTTATGATTATTACACTTTTTAGGATCGAAATTAAAACCTCTTTAATTTTTAAGAGGGGAATAATCAAGCTCAAGAAATTTAGACGATGCGTAATGGTTAATGTCCTCTAAGTGACATTTTCACCACATCAACATATAACGTCCCTTCAAATGcgcatggctttatagcctagtggcattttGGTGATAggataaggctttgggaccaataggtccaggattcgattcccacaagggggttttcccatgtttattgggtttccttctgaattggtgtggcattatgcctagtggagatggatatgatcgggtggttcccctggtggcacgatgatactccagtggtccgtcagtgatccaaatttgtcgttcaaaaaaaaataaaaaaaaataacgtCCCTTCAAAAAATATGTAACAGTTAATGCCCTTTCATATCCCTTACATTCATTATTTTCTATTTTATCTCCTCTTTAGCCATTATTCTAAAAATGACCATCCCTTTTCATGGTCCTATAATGTTCAGGGGGCGATGTTGAGAGCGTTATTAAACCCTTTTACGCCTCTACAATCCCCATTACGCATAAATTTATGATTCTTAACCCTTTTTAGGATCGAACTTAAAACCTCTTTAATTTTTGAAAGGGCGAATGATTGATGTTTAACTGTATAGAATGATAATTCCTTGCCTCCTTTCATTCAACATAAACTCCCTATATAAGGTTACAACGTAATCTCCTATTTATGGAGATGATTGATACTCATTAATACAAATGACACACTAATTACAATACTATAAATGTGGTgtctattacacccccgcagtcgaagcgggAGGCGATCGTATGCTTAGACTGGAGCGAAAATCATCGAAAAGGACCCGAGGAAGACCCTTGGTGAAGATGTCAGCAATCTGAAAGCGAGAAGGCATGTGAAGGATACGAACCAGGCCTTTTTGAACATGTTCTCGGACGAAATGAATGTCGAGCTCGATATGCTTGGTTCGTTGATGCTGAACCGGATTTCCTGATAAAAAGATAGCACTGACATTGTCACAATAGACTAGAGAAGCTTTGTGCAAGGGACGATGAAGTTCGAGAAGCAAATTAAGCAGCCAACATATCTCCGCAACGACGTTAGCAACCCCGCGGTATTCAGCTTCGGCACTAGAACGGGAAATAGTAGATTGTCTCTTAGAGGACCATGAGATGAGGTTATCACCGAGGTAGACACAGTACCCAGACGTGGACCGGCGAGTGTCAGGACAACCGGCCCAGTCAGCATCGGTATAGGCACGAATGGAGAGCGTTGTCGAAGAGTGAAGATGAAGACCATAGTCAGCAGTGCCCTGTAAATACCTGATAATGCGTTTAAGAGCATTCCAGTGGGCCACACAATGAGAGTGCATGTGCATACATATTTGCTGAACAGCATAGGCGATGTCGGGTCTAGTGAATGTGAGATACTGTAAAGCACCGGCAAGGCTTCGATAGGTAGAAGGATCATCGAAGAGTGAGTCCGGTTCACTACCCAATTTAGGCTGAGTGTCAACCGGAGTGGCGGCAGGTTTACATGAATCCATACCGGCACGATGAATGATGTCTTTTGCATAGGCATGTTGAGATAAGAAAAGCGTGTTCCCTGTTCTAGTGACCGAGACGCCCAAAAAATAAGATAATGGTCCCAAATCTTTCATAGCAAATTCTCCTGCAAGAATGGTCATGAGGTGTTGACGTAGACGGTCAGAAGAGGTGGTAagaattatatcgtccacatataTTAGAAGATATGCAACATCACGACCATggtgataaataaataaagaattatctgtCATGCACTGAATAAATCCATGCTGAAGAACAAAATCAGTGAAACGTTGATACCAAGCCCGTGGTGCCTGCTTGAGGCCGTAGAGAGATTTATTTAGACGGCACACATGATCGGGGAAGTCCCGATGGCGAAATCCCATTGGTTGATGCATGTACACAGTTTCCTGCAAGTGACCGTGTAAGAATGCATTGGTAACATCCAATTGGTGGATCGGCCAAGATTTAGAGAGAGCCAAAGTGAGCACCGTCCGTATAGTGGTTGGCTTGACCACCGGACTGAACGTTTCACCACAGTCAATACCAACCTGTTGACTACGACCATCACATACCAGCCTTGCTTTGTACCGTTCTAGAGAGCCATCAGAACGAAATTTGTGTTTAAAGAGCCACATACTACGAATAACATTCATGTCCGAGCGACGTGGTACCAAATCCCAAGTCTCATTTTTAATAAGTGCACTAAATTCGTTTTGCATGGCATCGTACCATTCAGGTGTGGACAAGGCAAGGTGGGGAGATTTCGGAATCGGAATAATGGATGTGGCGGTAAGGTTGAATAGTTGTTTCGGCTTGGTGATCCCGTCCATTGCGCGAGTACGCATGGTACGAGTTGGTGGTTGTGGGACGGGGTGAGGTGAGGGCGGGTGTGGGTCGGAGTGAGGTGGGGTGGGCTGTGTTGAGGGCAGTGAGGGATGGGCCGGTTGTGGTGAGGTCGAGTGGGGGGGAGGGTTGGGCTGATGTGGTGAGGGAGGAGAGAGATGGACGATAGAAGCTGGGTCAAGTAGTTGGGCTGGAGACGGGCTGGAAAGGGGCCCAAGTGGGCTGGGCGAGTGAGGGGGGGAGGAGAGGAGGAGAGGGTAATGGGCTGTGGAGTTGAGGGTGGGCCGCTGTTATTTTGAGGTGGGCTTAAGGGTGTGATGTTGGGTTGGGTGGAGTTGACCGAATGTTGTAACAGAGGGTGTAAAGGTGGGGAGAGAAAGGAGTAGTCAATATTTGAGGTGGAGTGTTGAATGGAGAAGGGAAAGATGGTTTCCTCAAATTGAACATGGCGAGATATAAAGATTTGATTATTAGAGAGATCAAAACATTTATATCCGCGGTGGTTAGTGGGGTAGCCGAGAAAAACGCACGGTTTGGAGCGGTAGGTGAGTTTATTGATGGTGGTGGAAGGGGTGATGGGATAGCATAGGCGACCGAACACACGAAGATGTGTGTAAATGGGAAGGACATGATATAGAAGCGTAGTGGGGGATAAATGTTTGTGAGATTTCTTTGGGAGAATGTTAAGAAGGTAGGTAGCGGTTTCGAGGGCATGATGCCAAAAGGAGGGTGGTAAGGAGGCATGAGCTAAAAGAGTGCGAATCATATTATTGATGGTTCGAATTTTTCTCTCGGCTTTGCCGTTTTGTGAGGAAGTGTGGGGACATGAGAAACAAAAATGCATTCCATTTGTTTgacaaaactgtttaaagttATTGTTGGTGTATTCGGTGCCATTGTCACATTGGAACTGTTTAATTTTGCGTTCAAACTGGGTAGAAATATGATTATAGAAGTGAAGAAAAGTGGTGAAGACTTGGGATTTATTTGTTAGAGGAAAGGTCCAAAGAAAATCCGTGAAGTTATCAATAAACAATACATAATAACGGTGACCGCCGGTACTTAAGACCGGGGAGGTCCACAAATCACTATGAATTATATCAAAGGGCAAATGAGTGCTATTCATAGAATCATAAAAAGGAAGTTTGACACTTTTTCCAAACACACAAGACTGACAAAGTGTATTATTGGGTTTAACAAAATCAATAAAAGAAGTAGTCTTTAACGATTGCAATAAAGAAGTGCCCGGGTGCCCAAGGCGTTGATGCCAACGGTCTTGAGTGACAGCAACAAAAGCAGTAGGGTTGGTGGGAGGCTTGATGAAGTTGGTGGTGAGAGGATAGAGGTCTCCCGAGCTATTGCATCGTAGGATAGGTTCCTTggtcttgagatccttcacaagaaaaccaaacGGATCAAATTCAATAGAAAGTAAGTTGTCCGTCGTTAGGCGACGGACAGAGATAAGATTTTTGATAAGGTTAGGGGCATAAAGAATATTGTTAAGTTTGAAAGGCGGGAAAGGTGGAGGTAAAGTTTTGTTGCCTTGTCCAATTACGGGAATGGTTGAGCCATTGCCAACGATTATTTGTTTGTTAGTGCAAGTGTTAAACACAGACGGGGAAGTCATACCTGGTTGCTCCATATGGCCGGTGGCGCCGGTGTCCATATAACCAACTGGATCGGATGGTTGACTCATTGAGAGAGTGTAGAGAGCCTGTGCGATGTCAGTGGGCGTTGGGCTGTAAGTGGCTAAGTGGGCCTGCGACGGGCGTGGGCCCAGAATTCCTTGTGAACTATTGGGCCTTGGAGTTGGAGTTGAAGGGTATAGGCAGGGGGGTGGTTGGTTGAAAGCAGGCCCGTAGTTTGTGTTTAGGAGGGAGGCCCATTGAGAAGCGGCCCAAGTATTTGGAAAGACAATGTATGGGTGTTGTTTTGGGCCGAGGGAGTAGGCTGTCCCCTGGAGCGGTTTGACTGGGAGGGTGAGGAGCGTCCTCTACCACATCCCCGGGAACGACCACGGCCGCGAGTCACGTCGGAAGGGGGCTGGCCGGCGGTGGTGTGAGATGTAATTGGAGACGAGCGGGTTTGGCCTTGGGTGTGAAGTGCGGTGGCGGCTTGATGAGCCGAGTGAATGGCTTGATTAGCCTTCGTGGTTTCATTCATGCACAACTGAGACCGAACCTCGAAGAAGGATGGCAGGGGCTTAGTGTTTTGGAGTATGGTGCCAACTGTTTCATATTGTTCGGTTAATCCGGCAATGGTTTGTAGCACAAGGTCTTGTTCGTCAACCGCGGCATCGACATTGTTCAACTGATCAGCCAAGACCTTGATTTCTTGGCAATATTCGTGCATGGAAGAGAAGTTTTCAAGGCGGGTGGTGGCAAACTTCTGTTTGAGATAAAGGGCACGGGTGGCTTTATTGTCTTGAAAAATATTTTCAATAGCCTTCCATGCATCATACGCAGTAGTGCTCTTTTTTATCACAGTTTTCAGAAGACCAGGAGATATTGTACCGTATATCCATTGGAGAACCATAGCGTCAAGACGTTCCCAAGAGCCGACGGCAGGAGGAGCCGATTGTTTTTCCTTATCAGACAAAGAAGCGGCGACGGGTGGGTCACGTGGCTTGAGATGGTCGGCTACGAGAAACGCCGTACAATGGATTCGGAAGAGTTCCAACCATGTATTGTAGTCAGCGGCATCATTATCGAGAGTGATAGGAACCGAGGTGCGAATGTTGTTAACCGTGACAGCCGGGTGAAGCTTGTTATCGGCCATGAAGAAATCAGAGGAGAGCAGCAGCAGGAAAGAGAGTGGCAGCAAAGGGTTTGCGGCGGCTGGAAGGTTGACGGCAGTAAGCAAGAGTTTTAGGGTTTTGGGgaagagagaaagtagagaggaTCTTTTAGGGTGATACCATGTAGAGAATGATAATTCCTTGCCTCCTTTCATTCAACATTAACTCCCTATATAAGGTTACAACGTAATCTTCTATTTATGGAGATGATTGATACTCATTAATACAAATGACACACTAATTACAATACTATAAATGTGGTGTCTATTATTAACTCCGTGAAAAAATAACACTATACAAATCATATAGAGTTAAGAAAAAAAATACCCTTGGTTTACTGTTTTAAGTTTGATGCTATGGTTTATCATTTTAAAAAGTTAAACCTGTTTGTTGAAAAATAATACAGATTTGAATTGAATTATTtaataatcaaataaaataaaatgtttaGTTACAATATCTTTTTCTATATAATTGTTTCTTTTTCTATTAATCACAAAGAGTGACTTGTAGTTCAAGAGGTGAAGAATTCGTCCTCTATTCAATAAGTGAAGAGTTCGTATAAGAGTATTTAAAAGTAGATTagtttattattaaaaaaatcattTGTTATTCATTTGTACTAGAATGCGATCTGTTGTTAGGTTGGAGTATATATAAAAGATAATATTATTCATTAGAAATATGAATTCATCAAGTTTAAGAGTTGATATCTCGGCTTATCTTTAAGACTCTTTCCAAACCGAAGTTTTCTTTAAGCTTATCTTTCATTCAATCACATATCTTCACATCTTAAATATACATTATATCTAAAGCGataagttttaataaaaaacatatcataaaaactattattttagaCACATTAATTTTTAGACGGAATGACGGATTTTGCTGTAATTTTCTTCATTATATACTAAATATGTACAATATATATAGTGGTGACTGTCAATGATGTAAACATCAATAATCCATGGTTTTAACACTAGAATAATCATCTAATGTTTCCAATATGATTGACAGTAATCATACGATCAACTAGATATGTACGAGACAAATCAAGTTTCCCACATGTGATCCCATTGTAGTCGTTCTTCTTTAAAGTATTTTTTCGCCCATGATGCTCATGCATAATTATCCTTCGTATAGGAGTTTCTTCGTTTTAGGCCCCACTCAAAAGCTTTGATTACTAAACGACATGAGCACATTCACCTCATCCAACCCAAGACATACTTACCAAATCCCATGAACCTATGTTTATAACTATCTACTTTAAAAAGACGCAGGCATGCTTTTACATTGAGCATAAgctgtgtgtgtgtgggggggggggggaggcgGGCGTAAAAaacaaatattaaaataaataaaattattcATCTTTGTtttcttcatcgtcttcgtcaTCCCGTCGTCTCATCCAAGCGTGTTGTACCAAATCCGCCATTAGAGCTTGACGTGTTTGAGAGTTACGCATAAATGTGGAATTATATATCATTTGTTCCATATGTACACAAGCTTGTTCGGCTTCTACGAAATGTAAATCATAATCTTGGCAAAACGTTTTTCCATTGTCCTCTGGAATCATATTGTGTAAAATAAGACAACTATACATAACATTTCTAACATTATCCTTGTGCCATAGTCAACAAGGATTCCTCACAAAATGTCAATGTTGTTGTAGAACACCAAATAGCCTTTCGATATTTTTTTTGTCCGATTCTTGAACCTTTTTAAAATGAGCTCTCCTTTGGTTGATAGGGTCTCTAAAGGTCTTTACAATAAGCATGTATTCTGAATATATACTATCGGCCAGAAAAATACTTGTGTGGGTACTCATTTACGTTAGCCCAAAAAGAAGCGACTGTTACTTTACCTGCAATGTGATCCTCAATGATAGGGGAGTGCTCGAAAATGTTGATGTCATTGTTTGAAACAGGAACACCAAAAAAGCATGTCAAATCCATAGATCGTACGACACAATGGCTTGAAGGATGTGCGTTGGTCCTTTCTGGTCACCCCGAGTATGTGCACCTCTCCTAGCCGTTGGACAATTTCTCCAACCCCAGTGCATGCAGTTAATGGCACCAATCATGTCGAGTAAACCATGTTGATCCTCATGCACATCATATATACATTGTAGATCTTTCCATGTCGGGTTTCGTAAATCTCGTTCACCGTATAGTTCAATGACACATTTTTTAAGAATAAATTGCGAATACATGTAAATACTTAAAAAACACCAtcttaaaatatataaaagataAGAATTACCTTCAACAAAATTTACAAAGACGTCTCTTGAGGTTTTGTCCGTCATCTTTAGATACTCGTCCCACACATCAGTTGTCGTACCGTATGCTAACACTCGTGCAACAGATGTACACTTTTGTATTGCCGTGAATCTCATATTTCATCTTGCGTCGGGTCTTTGTTTGAAGTGATCATACTTTGCTTCCAAATCATTGGTAATACGTAAAAATAATCGTTTACTCATTCTAAAACGACACCTAAATTCGTGAGGGCCGTAGACGGGTTGATCACAAAAATAATCATGCATCAACAACTCGTTCGCAGCCTCATAGTCGTGTTCGGTTTGGTGTCTTCTAATAATCGGACGTGGAGGTTGGCTAAGGTGTTGTATAAAGTCTACCATCAGTTGAACGCACTTGTAATAGCCTTCCAGATCTCGTAAGAATCCGAAGACGTACTATCTTCACTACTAGAGGAACACGAAGAATAATCCATGGTTTGTTAGTTTTGAGATAGTGAGGGTTAAGGATTTGATATAGTTTGGTATGGTTGAAATGTGAAGATTAGTGTTGTATTTACAGTGtttaaaagtgaaaaaaaaaacaaaaacctaTGTCTAATGGCTAGTAGCCAACAACTACCATCTCAAATTCATCAATTTCTTCGCTGTTGTTCCAGCCACGAGCCAACAAACCACAAGCCCAACCACGAGCGTAAGGGCGGTCTTCCTTCATGATTTGCTCGTGGTTGGCTCAATAATAAAGCCCACTACGCTTGGTCTAATAAACCAAAAGCCATGAACATCTTTGAGATTTCTCTCTCCTAAAGAAgtcttattacatatttccccaatcCCTAAATTTAGTTACACATTTCACCTTCCTAAACCATCTTAATTTATTTTCTTTAGAGAATAGAATAATTGTGTAAATATTATTCCATCTTAATCAACTAAATGTTAATAAAGAGTTtgtataaaaaaaacatatttttaatgttatatttttatataactgattttattaaaataaaaaatatgtaattAGTCATTTAATAAACTCATTAAAGGTAAAATAGTTGTTTATAAGAGTATTTTTAATAAAACTGATAAATATGTAATATATGGGGTTTAGGAAGGtgaaatatataattaaatttagcgactggggaaatatgtaataaggctTATTTAGAAAGGGGGAATATGTAATAAGACTTCTTTAAGAAGGGaaaatatgtaattaaatttaaAGATTAGAAATATGTAATAAGACTTCTTTAGGGGGAAGAAATTTGTAAAATCTCTAAAAATAGATCATAAAAAGTTGAAAACTACCATTTTATACTTATTAATTTTTAGGCAGATTTTGCTATAATATTCTTCTTCATGGTAAAATAAATACGTATAATATATGATTACGAATGATGTAAACATCAATAAtccttagaccacccgtagtggggtttttttgtcgccccccccccccccccaaaactcCCCAAAACGCCTCTAGATCGCCCCCTGGGCGTTTTTTTCAATAAAAATGCTTTTGACGTTTCTTTTTCCACGTCTTGCTTCAATGGTTTTGGCCAATCACCGGTTTCCACGTTGGGGTTTGTCCAATAACGTTTTGAtggttttttgtttttatttaattccattacaccccttttaacataatactctacaatgcccacatcccccctacaccatttaaaaaaaaaacactccaTAATACCACATTGCTAACTGAACTGTCACATAGCGGAAAATGTCAAAGAGTGAGTACATTATTCACGTGTACAACTATACATGGTGTTAGTGTTGTTTTACGCTAGAATAATCATTTGATATTTCGAATATGACTGACAATCTATCAACAATCTCAATATAGATTTTAGAGATATAAAAATCACTAAAGAACCATTTAAACATGACGTGACAAATCAAGTTTCCGACATGTGACCCCATTGGCCCATTCTAGTAGTACTTCTTCAAAGATTTTTTCTCTCCCATGGATGCTATTGCAATATTATCCTCACATGAGAAAGAGAAAACCCAAAACTGTTCCACCTGGTCCCAAAAGGAAAGTGTTTTCTCACTTTAAGCCCCACACAAAAGCTTTGAATTATACTAAACGACATGAGCAACATGCACTCACCTCTACCAACCAAGACATGCACACTAAATGCCATGAACCTATGTTTATAACCATCAACCTTAAAAACACAGGCATTTTTTTACATTGAGCATAATAATCCAGACAATCATTAAATATATGATATGTTATATCGAGACTTGTTGTAATAACTAGTACTTGACCcatcgcgcgttgcggcgaaatcGAAAGTTAAAGTAATTCGAATTTGTACCCTCAAAAATCTAATCCAACTCATTTTCGAACAAATTTTTTTATCAAAACGTAGGCTAACTGAGAACATGCATAAAATAAGCACCAAACGTATTATAGTTGACCTGACTCATTGCCAAGAAAAAATTACATCAAAACGTAAACCAATTTAAATTTATGAAATATacttaaaaaaaaacatgtaagaaaatattAATTTCTAAGTTAAAGAATGGTAatgcgcgttgcggcggcgatGAAACGTAAAGTAACTTGAACTTATATACTGCCTagtgaaaatgtattatatttgacccgattcGGATCATTTATGTCAAAGCATAAACCAACTTGGATCTATACCGAAATGTACTTAaaaacacgtaaaaaatagtGTTTTTATATTTAAGAATGGTACCGTGCGTGGCGACGTTGAAAtgtaaagtaactcgaatttataccaccTAATGGAAACGTATTATATATGACAAAACATAAACCAactaaaaacatacataaaaagcTCAAAAACGTTTGATAAAATGTAGACCAACCGAAAACATACATAAAGTAAGCACGAAAACGTAATATATTTAACTCACGTACATCAACTTTAGCACATAAAACTCGATGAGGTCAAAATAATATTTTTTCAAAGATTTTATAAGATAAAGGGTGTAAATAACAATGTTAAATTCTAatggtaaaaaagaaaaaaaataaaagccACT
This is a stretch of genomic DNA from Helianthus annuus cultivar XRQ/B chromosome 16, HanXRQr2.0-SUNRISE, whole genome shotgun sequence. It encodes these proteins:
- the LOC110881112 gene encoding uncharacterized protein LOC110881112, with amino-acid sequence MADNKLHPAVTVNNIRTSVPITLDNDAADYNTWLELFRIHCTAFLVADHLKPRDPPVAASLSDKEKQSAPPAVGSWERLDAMVLQWIYGTISPGLLKTVIKKSTTAYDAWKAIENIFQDNKATRALYLKQKFATTRLENFSSMHEYCQEIKVLADQLNNVDAAVDEQDLVLQTIAGLTEQYETVGTILQNTKPLPSFFEVRSQLCMNETTKANQAIHSAHQAATALHTQGQTRSSPITSHTTAGQPPSDVTRGRGRSRGCGRGRSSPSQSNRSRGQPTPSAQNNTHTLSFQILGPLLNGPPS